A genome region from Purpureocillium takamizusanense chromosome 8, complete sequence includes the following:
- a CDS encoding Unsaturated rhamnogalacturonyl hydrolase (CAZy:GH105~COG:G~SECRETED:SignalP(1-20~SECRETED:cutsite=VAA-RG~SECRETED:prob=0.5764)~EggNog:ENOG503NU68) has product MFAAIVAALAAALAMAPVAARGCGHQPYSRRMLDSIKLRQQGVISSGAASSTLENGILALAMHETLAQYPDAPSRDDDGRYLVGVLDSASRPYTNATWAATRPLDRFSLATGIERAVSSGLPVTPASTTAYEAINASLALQRRNPDSGLWYFVYTEWSYLDGMVSLLPFMAGAAHPNETDMRLQVQLLEDHCRRPDGGPPLLVHGYDWSRKAVWANNMTGASPYVWGRSLGWFLAGMVQTYERYDCGAGSSSSDKPYRPLCSQVRNVTVQIVDALVDLADGETGAWWQLPTFPRRAGNYLESSSTVLFIFSILKGLRLGLVSDGPKGLQKAALRAYEYTTRAFVTDVGKGNGTIGFDKTVAVCSLNSTATYEYYTSRPILPDSLLGESTFILAALEVERLNGHKRWQ; this is encoded by the coding sequence AtgttcgccgccatcgtcgccgccctcgccgccgccttggccatggcgcccgtcgccgcccggggATGCGGCCACCAGCCGTACTCGCGGCGCATGCTGGACAGCATcaagctgcggcagcagggcgtcATCTCCTCGGGCGCGGCATCCAGCACGCTCGAGaacggcatcctcgccctggccatGCACGAGACCCTCGCCCAGTACCCCGACGCCCCctcccgcgacgacgacgggcgctacctcgtcggcgtgctcgacagcgcgtcgcggccgtaCACAAACGCCacctgggcggcgacccgTCCGCTCGACCGCTTCTCCCTGGCCACGGGCATCGAGCGGGCCGTCTCGTCGGGCTTGCccgtcacgcccgcctcgacgacggcatacgaggccatcaacgcGTCCCTCGCCCTGCAGCGGCGCAACCCCGACTCGGGGCTCTGGTACTTTGTCTACACGGAGTGGAGCTACCTCGACGGCATGGTCTCCCTGCTGCCCttcatggccggcgccgcgcacccCAACGAGACGGACATGCGGCTGCAGgtccagctgctcgaggaccATTGCCGACGGCCCGACGGCGGACCGCCTCTCCTCGTGCACGGATACGACTGGTCGCGCAAGGCCGTGTGGGCGAACAACATGACGGGCGCGAGCCCCTACGTCTGGGGACGGTCGCTCGGCTGGTTCCTCGCGGGCATGGTGCAGACGTACGAGCGTTACGACTGCGGCgcggggtcgtcgtcgtcggacaaGCCATATCGCCCGCTGTGCAGCCAGGTGCGCAACGTGACGGTCCAGATCGTGGACGCGCTCGTGGAccttgccgacggcgagacgggcgcctGGTGGCAGCTGCCCACGTTTCCCAGGCGCGCGGGCAACTACCTCGAGAGCTCCAGCACGGTGCTCTTCATCTTTTCCATCCTCAAGgggctgcggctggggctCGTGAGCGACGGCCCCAAGGGCTTGCaaaaggcggcgctgcgggcgtACGAGTACACGACGAGGGCGTTCGTCACCGACGTGGGCAAGGGGAACGGCACCATTGGGTTCGACAAGACGGTGGCCGTCTGCAGTCTCaactcgacggcgacgtacGAGTACTATACGTCTCGGCCGATTCTGCCTGATAGCCTGCTCGGAGAGTCGACGTTTATCCTCGCCGCGTTGGAGGTTGAGCGTCTCAACGGGCACAAACGATGGCAATAG
- a CDS encoding uncharacterized protein (EggNog:ENOG502U9N0~COG:Q), protein MTQESDDDARFWDKTAPSYSKSAVSDEAGYQRTLDRTASLLRPAHRVLELGCGTGSTALRLADRVGEYLATDISPQMIRIATDKKPLPTNLEFHTATIASLLTAARPEPDAATASPTTRSSFDVVLGFNYLHLVRDLPGTLKGIRALLRADDHNGGGLLITKTPCVGEMNPLLRLALPVMRAVGRAPYAAVFTAVELSAQLEAAGFEVLETETHASGGRDDHRPFIVARKKRA, encoded by the coding sequence ATGACTCaagagagcgacgacgacgcccggtTCTGGGACAAGACCGCCCCGTCATACTCCAAGTCCGCCGTGTCGGACGAAGCCGGCTACCAGCGGACCCTCGACCGCACCGCCAGCCTGCTCCGGCCCGCGCATCGCGTACTGGAGCTCGGGTGCGggacgggctcgacggccctGCGCCTGGCCGACCGCGTGGGCGAGTATCTGGCCACCGACATCTCCCCACAGATGATTCGCATCGCCACCGACAAGAAACCCCTCCCCACCAACCTAGAGTTCCACACCGCAACCATAGCGTCTctcctcaccgccgccaggcccgaacccgacgccgccaccgccagcccaACAACGAGGTCGTCCTTTGACGTCGTGCTGGGGTTCAACTACCTGCACCTGGTGCGCGACCTCCCCGGCACGCTCAAGGGCATCCGCGCGCTtctccgcgccgacgaccataacggcggcgggctgctcaTCACCAAGACGCCATGCGTCGGCGAGATGAATCCGCTCCTGAGGCTCGCGCTGCCGGTCATGCGCGCCGTGGGCAGGGCCCCGTACGCGGCCGTCTTTACTGCCGTGGAGCTGAGCgcgcagctggaggcggcgggatTTGAGGTGCTGGAGACGGAGACACACGCGTCGGGGGGTAGGGACGACCATCGGCCGTTTATCGTGGCGCGCAAGAAGAGGGCGTGA
- a CDS encoding uncharacterized protein (EggNog:ENOG503NWB4): protein MAEPSDDDLIQLSVLRDEETDSLVEEGHISAERRWDSPLESTLVFAYGEMALHITPGAAYPIAQPTWEIINHSMPIDAVDALRRRLRGIVAEGALVNTLGRLHDWVDACDGSEFDYSKVVTLMVEETNRAMELFRAKRLCKTPVKKKATRKAMPRLDFDIKQGVAMSTLSSSELAQRYLGVTPQDVAAMIPPQYRVQHVEEVIRKDLAVGFDRAHAQLREGLSALPLSTLRRHAPPQLCRSARTSDYVEHLARPRLTFHGTQRRFVSSIVRHGFLRPGMRDPATGAEHGVRCGATYGRGIYSSPDAGFGLAYADRWCGRTAPGSYYGVKLIVCATLMGRARRMYREDGWRDSDEAYEGADSHVGNEGLEYVVFDPRRILPVYVVHLDWGDDDNADFFEDVPDDPAEYAAWAASHMEKGGERKTHPRLIRSEAQSVMMLPGDRQRAKEAVMARAAKYFPYGYGPATGTKFQVLEVGEVSEDEEDYGEYQEQRVDLFDTDDGKDNALDAGGYWSWQKMGELEDHGEQGVERDEYLAQKRARGPAWRDVLLPPRDEGGGGGGGGSASGEGEGDDAEDDEYEFCLGRLMGAEE, encoded by the coding sequence atggccgagccCTCCGACGATGACCTCATCCAGCTTTCCGTCTTGCGCGACGAAGAGACGGacagcctcgtcgaggagggacATATCAGCGCGGAGCGTCGATGGGACTCGCCCCTCGAATCGACCTTGGTCTTTGCGTATGGCGAGATGGCGCTTCACATCACGCCGGGGGCCGCGTACCCCATTGCGCAGCCGACGTGGGAGATTATCAACCACAGCATgcccatcgacgccgtcgacgccctgcgcaggcggctgcgcggcatcgtcgccgagggcgcgctcgtcAACACGCTCGGACGGCTGCACGACTGGGTAGACGCCTGCGACGGGTCCGAGTTTGACTACTCCAAGGTCGTGACGTTGATGGTCGAGGAGACGAACCGCGCGATGGAGCTGTTCCGCGCGAAGCGGCTGTGCAAGACGCCcgtcaagaagaaggcgacgagAAAGGCGATGCCGCGGCTCGACTTTGACATTAagcagggcgtcgccatgagtacgctgtcgtcgagcgaACTCGCGCAGCGCTACCTCGGCGTGACGCCGCAggacgtggccgccatgaTCCCGCCGCAGTACCGCGTGCAGCACGTCGAGGAGGTGATCCGAAAGGACCTGGCCGTGGGCTTCGACCGTGCGCACGCCCAGCTCCGCGAGGGTCTgtccgcgctgccgctgagcacgttgcgccgccacgcacctCCGCAGCTctgccgcagcgcccgcACGTCCGACTACGTGGAGCAcctggcgcggccgcggctcaCCTTCCACGGGACGCAGCGGCGCTTCGTGTCGAGCATCGTGCGGCATGGGTTCCTGCGGCCGGGGATGCGCgacccggcgacgggggcggaGCACGgcgtgcggtgcggcgcgacgtACGGGCGCGGCATCTACAGCTCGCCCGACGCGGGGTTCGGGCTGGCGTACGCGGACCGGTGGTGCGGGcgcacggcgccggggagcTACTACGGCGTCAAGCTCATCGTGTGCGCGACGCTCATgggccgggcgcggcgcatgtACCGCGAGGACGGGTGgcgcgacagcgacgaggcgtacgagggcgccgactcgCACGTCGGCAACGAGGGGCTCGAGTACGTCGTCTTCGACCCGCGGCGCATCCTGCCCGTGTACGTGGTGCACCTGGACTggggggacgacgacaacgccgacTTTTTCGAGGACGTGCccgacgacccggccgagtacgcggcgtgggcggccagCCACATGGAGAAAGGGGGAGAGCGCAAGACGCACCCGCGACTAATACGCAGCGAGGCGCAGTCCGTGATGATGTTGCCGGGAGACAGGCAgcgggccaaggaggccgtgatggcgagggcggccaagTACTTTCCCTACGGGTACGGTCCCGCGACGGGGACCAAGTTCCAGGTGCTCGAGGTGGGCGAGGTgtcggaggacgaggaggactaCGGCGAGTACCaggagcagcgcgtcgaccTTTTCGAtaccgacgacggcaaggacaaTGCcctggacgcgggcgggtACTGGAGCTGGCAAAAGAtgggcgagctcgaggaccaCGGCGAGCAAGGGGTTGAGCGCGACGAGTACCTCGCGCAgaagcgggcgcggggccCGGCGTGGAgggacgtgctgctgccaccacgggatgagggtggtggtggtggtggtggcggctctgcgtcgggggagggggagggcgacgacgcggaggaTGATGAGTATGAGTTTTGCCTGGGGAGGCTGATGGGCGCGgaggagtga
- the ERG6_1 gene encoding Sterol 24-C-methyltransferase (EggNog:ENOG503NTY3~COG:H), translated as MVSSTASNLEREDHSRDAAFNKAMHGKSAQARGGIAAMFSKGADAKKAAVDEYFKHWDNKPAANETAEERAARTAEYATLTRHYYNLATDLYEYGWGQSFHFCRFSIGEPFYQAIARHEHYLAHSMGIKEGMKVLDVGCGVGGPAREIAKFTGAHITGLNNNDYQIERATHYAAKENLSHQLDFVKGDFMQMSFEDNTFDAVYAIEATVHAPTLEGIYSQIFRVLKPGGVFGVYEWLMTDEYDNDNLHHREIRLGIEQGDGISNMCKVSEALDAIKAAGFELLRNEDLADRPDPSPWYWPLSGELRYIQSIGDIFTIVRMTTWGRTIAHNLAGFLEMLKIAPAGTKKTADSLALAADCLVAGGREKLFTPMYLMVARKPTQ; from the exons ATGGTTTCTTCCACCGCCTCCAACCTTGAGCGCGAGGACCACAGCCGCGATGCTGCCTTCAACAAGGCCATGCACGGCAAGTCGGCCCAGGCCCGCGGTGGCATCGCTGCCATGTTCTCCAAGGGTGCCGACGCCAAGAaggctgccgtcgacgagtaTTTCAAGCACTGGGACaacaagcccgccgccaacgagacggccgaggagcgagCC GCTCGCACCGCCGAGTACGCGACCCTGACGAGACA CTACTACAACCTCGCGACCGACCTGTACGAGTACGGCTGGGGCCAGTCCTTCCACTTCTGCCGCTTCTCGATCGGCGAGCCCTTCTATCAGGCCATTGCCCGTCACGAGCACTACCTCGCCCACAGCATGGGCATCAAGGAGGGCATGAAGGTCCTCGATGTTGGTtgtggcgtcggcggccctgcCCGCGAGATTGCCAAGTTCACGGGCGCCCACATCACTGGCCTGAACAACAACGACTATCAGATTGAGCGCGCCACCCACTACGCCGCCAAGGAGAACCTATCGCACCAGCTCGACTTTGTCAAGGGCGATTTCATG CAAATGTCATTCGAGGACAACACGTTCGATGCTGTCTACGCCATCGAGGCCACGGTGCACGCGCCcacgctcgagggcatctACAGCCAAATCTTCCGCGTGCTgaagcccggcggcgtcttTGGCGTATACGAGTGGCTCATGACGGACGAGTACGACAACGATaacctccaccaccgcgagATCCGTCTCGGCATCGAGCAGGGTGACGGCATCTCCAACATGTGCAAGGTcagcgaggccctcgacgctaTCAAGGCAGCCGGcttcgagctgctgcgcaacGAGGACCTGGCGGACCGCCCCGACCCCTCGCCGTGGTACTGGCCGCTGTCGGGCGAGCTGCGCTATATCCAATCGATTGGTGACATCTTCACCATTGTGCGCATGACCACCTGGGGTCGCACCATTGCCCACAACTTGGCGGGCTTCCTGGAGATGCTCAAAATTGCCCCTGCCGGCAccaagaagacggccgacagcctggcgctcgccgccgactgcctcgtcgccggcggccgcgagaagCTCTTCACACCCATGTACCTGATGGTCGCTCGCAAGCCGACACAGTGA
- the SLT11 gene encoding Pre-mRNA-splicing factor slt11 (BUSCO:EOG09263BDA~EggNog:ENOG503NTXR~COG:A), with protein sequence MPPQIKQDLNRSGWESTDFPSVCENCLPDNPYVKMIKEDYGAECKLCTRPFTVFSWNADRNQGRKKRTNICLTCARLKNCCQSCMLDLSFGLPIAVRDAALKMVAPGPQSDINREYFAQNNEKLIEEGKAGVEEYEKTDDKARELLRRLAASKPYFRKGRTVDASELAAAEGSTAGGNVAVGAGVGGPGPIRTRDTRAAHAAGARPRGGKGRFPSAAQLPPSPKDWLPPDDKNIMSLFVTGVEDDLPEHKLRDFFKVHGKIKSLVCSHMSHCAFVNYETREAAERAAAACQGRAVIAGCPLRIRWGQPKAIGTMDREQRGQMLRDARIAKPQGHHRAIEGGTSQPGAGGQARIAAPPTVAAPPGADETPNYASLSGD encoded by the exons atgccGCCCCAGATCAAGCAGGACCTCAACCGCTCCGGCTGGGAGTCGACCGACTTCCCGTCCGTCTGCGAAAACTGCCTGCCCGACAACCCCTACGTCAAGATGATCAAGGAAGACTACGGCGCTGAATGCAAGCTG TGCACGCGACCGTTCACCGTCTTCTCGTGGAACGCCGACCGCAACCAGGGCCGCAAGAAGCGCACCAACATCTGCTTGACGTGCGCCCGCCTCAAGAACTGCTGTCAAAGCTGCATGCTCGACCTGTCCTTTGGCCTGCCTATTGCTGTGCGCGACGCGGCCCTCAAGATGGTCGCGCCCGGGCCCCAGTCCGACATCAACCGCGAGTACTTTGCCCAGAACAACgagaagctcatcgaggagggcaaggccggcgtcgaAGAGTACGAGAAGACGGACGACAAGGCCCGCGAGCTGCTacgccgcctggccgccagcaAGCCCTACTTCCGTAAGGGCCGCACTGTCGACGCgtcggagctggcggcggccgagggcagcACGGCTGGTGGCAACGTCGCGGtaggcgcgggcgtcgggggGCCAGGACCGATCCGAACACGAGACACGCGCGCCGCTCACGCTGCCGGGGCCCGGCCGCGTGGCGGAAAGGGCCGCTTCCCCAGTGCAGCCCAGCTGCCCCCGAGCCCCAAGGACTGGCTGCCACCGGACGACAAGAACATCATGTCGCTGTTCGTCACGGGGGTCGAAGACGACCTGCCGGAGCACAAGCTGCGCGACTTCTTCAAGGTGCACGGCAAGATCAAGAGCTTGGTGTGCTCGCACATGTCGCACTGCGCCTTCGTCAACTACGAAACGAGAGAAGCGGCGGagagagcggcggccgcctgccagggccgcgccgtcatcgccggaTGCCCGCTGCGGATACGATGGGGCCAGCCCAAGGCCATTGGCACCATGGACAGAGAGCAACGCGGCCAGATGTTGCGGGACGCACGCATCGCCAAGCCGCAGGGCCACCACCGTGCcatcgagggcggcaccTCACAGCCGGGGGCTGGCGGTCAGGCCCGGATTGCGGCTCCGCCGACggtggcagcgccgccgggggccgACGAGACACCCAACTATGCCAGCCTCTCGGGCGACTAG
- the MZM1 gene encoding Mitochondrial zinc maintenance protein 1, mitochondrial (EggNog:ENOG503P7DE~COG:A), whose product MALVAYRNLMRAARIAFQGDAPVLAAAQDQIRHEFRQRSALDASAPDAQAALQHAGEVARFLRENVVQGRKAADEEGTYKLRIHEHTERGDNESIKMGSMGTLGGGGCGCK is encoded by the exons atggcttTGGTAGCATATCGGAACCTCatgcgcgcggcgcgcatcgccTTCCAGG GCGACGCCCCagtcctggccgccgcgcaggaccAGATCCGCCACGAGTTCCGCCAACGgtccgccctcgacgcctccgcccccgACGCGCAGGCTGCGCTGCAGCATGCAGGCGAGGTCGCCAGGTTTCTCCGGGAAAACGTCGTCCAGGGCAGGAAGGCCGCGGACGAGGAAGGCACCTACA AGCTACGGATCCACGAGCACACCGAGAGGGGGGACAACGAGAGCATAAAGATGGGCAGCATGGGCACGCTAGGGGGCGGAGGATGCGGCTGCAAATGA
- the zuo1 gene encoding Hydroxymethylglutaryl-CoA lyase (EggNog:ENOG503NVPA~BUSCO:EOG092634M1~COG:O) — translation MASAAHITIPLPLLPEGWSAEKDFKAIGQLSGATQRSIEPVGPHFLAHARRSRNNRTFSEDDRIQAQENAKKIEDGDESDVSEPEDPMMLQSQAKDWKTQDHYKVLGISKYRWKATEEQIKKAHRKKVLKHHPDKKAAQGATEDDQFFKCIQKATEVLLDPVKRRQYDSVDEEADVEPPTKKQLQKGGDNSYYKLWSKVFKSEARFSKTHPVPTFGDVNSSKEHVEDFYNFWYNFDSWRSFEYLDEDVPDDNENRDQKRHVERKNANARKKKKAEDNARLRKLLDDASAGDERIKRFRQEANAAKNKKRLDKEAAEKRAAEEAQSKKEAEAKAAKEAEEKAKTDRDAAKKAKEAAKNAVKKNKRVLKGSVKDANYFAADASAAQIDAVLNDVELVQGKIDPDEIAALAGKLNGLTVADDIKGVWAGEVKRLVDAGKLKEGEAKTLA, via the exons ATGGCATCGGCTGCGCACATCACCatcccgctgccgctcctgcCCGAGGGCTGGAGCGCCGAAAAGGACTTCAAGGCCATTGGCCAGCTGTCGGGCGCCacgcagcgcagcatcgAGCCCGTCGGCCCTCActtcctcgcccacgcccgccgctcccgcaaCAACCGCACCTTTTCCGAGGACGACCGCATCCAGGCGCAGGAGAATGCCAAGAAGATTGAGGATGGTGACGAGAGCGACGTTAGCGAGCCCGAGGACCCCATGATGCTGCAGTCGCAGGCCAAGGACTGGAAG ACTCAGGACCACTACAAGGTGCTCGGCATCTCCAAGTACCGCTGGAAGGCCACCGAGGAGCAGATCAAGAAGGCGCACCGCAAGAAGGTGCTCAAGCACCACCCGGACAAAaaggccgcccagggcgcgaccgaggacgaccaGTTCTTCAAGTGCATCCAGAAGGCGACCGAGGTGCTGCTCGACCCCGTCAAGCGCCGGCAGTACGACtcggtggacgaggaggccgacgtcgagccgccgaccaagaagcagctgcaaaagggcggcgacaacaGCTACTACAAGCTGTGGTCCAAGGTGTTCAAGTCGGAGGCGCGCTTCTCCAAGACGCACCCCGTGCCGACGTTTGGCGACGTCAACTCGTCCAAGGAGCACGTCGAGGACTTTTACAACTTTTGGTACAACTTTGACAGCTGGCGCAGCTTCGAgtacctcgacgaggacgtgcccgacgacaacgagaACCGCGACCAGAAGCGCCACGTCGAGCGCAAGAACGCAAACGcccgcaagaagaagaaggccgaggacaacgcccgcctgcgcaagctgctcgacgacgcgtccgccggcgacgagcgcatcAAGCGCTTCCGCCAGgaggccaacgccgccaagaacaagaagcgcctcgacaaggaggccgccgagaagcgcgccgccgaggaggctcagtccaagaaggaggccgaggccaaggctgccaaggaggccgaggaaaaggccaagacggaccgcgacgccgccaagaaggccaaggaggcggccaagaacgCCGTCAAGAAGAACAAGCGCGTCCTCAAGGGCTCCGTCAAGGACGCAAACTACTTTGCtgccgacgcctcggccgcccagatcgacgccgtcctcaaCGACGTGGAGCTCGTCCAGGGCAAGATCGACCCCGACGAgatcgccgccctcgccggcaagcTCAACGGCCTGACggtggccgacgacatcaagggTGTCTGggccggcgaggtcaagCGCCTGGTCGACGcgggcaagctcaaggagggcgaggccaagacgctGGCGTAG